In the Desulfobotulus mexicanus genome, GGGCATTTTCTTTGTCTCCGATCTGAATCCTTGAAAAAGCATTTTTCAGCATGGCATCGGGAACTTTACCGCCCTGAGGATAGCGTTTGGGAACTTCTTCAAAGGCAGTTATGGCTTGCCTGTAATCCCTGCGGGCATAATGGCATTCCGCAAGCCAGTAAAGGGCATTGTCTGCAAGGCTGTGATCCGGAAAGCGGGTGGCAAGCTGCTGGAAAAGATCAGCAGCTTTTTCATATTCACGGTTCTGCATGGTGGCAAAGGCTTTTTCGTAAAGCCGGTTAGGATCCTGTATCTGTTCAGCAGGAGATGACACATGAGACGCAGGAGCCGGAGAAGATGCTCCTGTTTTAGTTTTTTCCGGCTGCTGTAT is a window encoding:
- the ybgF gene encoding tol-pal system protein YbgF, whose amino-acid sequence is MRTRPESISFRTLCTLILPAAFLCACASTRQPDATQTRISTMEQQISRNEEVISDLSQRLSVMQFMVDSHERMLRNPSGPSAATTPASSAIQQPEKTKTGASSPAPASHVSSPAEQIQDPNRLYEKAFATMQNREYEKAADLFQQLATRFPDHSLADNALYWLAECHYARRDYRQAITAFEEVPKRYPQGGKVPDAMLKNAFSRIQIGDKENAREILRQLIREYPFTDAAAKAETRLKNLF